Proteins from one Pontibacter korlensis genomic window:
- a CDS encoding ATP-binding protein: protein MQFSQIIGHQEAKQLLLKSVQQNHVAHAQLFLGQEGSANLALALAYATYINCESKQPDNSCGTCSSCVKMNKLVHPDFNFVMPVTATKSVSKDALSHKFMNEWREFILASPYQGLNEWMQHIGAENKQGIISKDESRHLVRLVSLKAFEGAYKIVVIWLPELMHSAAANALLKLLEEPPAQTLFLLVAQSAEKLLATITSRTQIMQVRNFTEQEVIQYVQQKYNLDNTKAEQIAQLAEGNLNAAAKLPSEISSDYFTFFTDWMRQCYGYKFNNLVEMSDKFQALGRENQKNFLLYALNLFRKVMLYGVDASLISFLPPAELDFVQKFSKVITGNNAGDLAEELNQAHYHIERNANPKMVFVDSSLQIAGYLRKG from the coding sequence GTGCAGTTTTCACAGATAATAGGCCATCAGGAAGCAAAGCAGCTCTTGCTGAAGTCGGTGCAGCAAAACCATGTGGCGCATGCGCAGCTGTTTCTGGGGCAGGAGGGTAGCGCTAACCTAGCTTTGGCCTTGGCTTATGCTACCTACATCAACTGCGAAAGCAAACAGCCCGATAATTCATGTGGAACATGTAGCAGCTGTGTGAAGATGAATAAGCTGGTGCACCCCGACTTCAACTTCGTAATGCCTGTTACGGCCACTAAGTCGGTAAGTAAAGATGCGCTAAGCCATAAGTTCATGAACGAGTGGCGCGAGTTTATACTTGCAAGCCCATATCAGGGGCTGAACGAGTGGATGCAGCACATTGGCGCTGAGAATAAGCAAGGCATTATATCGAAAGATGAGAGCCGCCACCTGGTAAGGCTGGTATCGCTGAAAGCCTTTGAGGGTGCTTATAAGATTGTGGTAATCTGGCTGCCAGAACTGATGCATTCTGCTGCTGCTAACGCTCTGCTGAAGCTGTTGGAGGAACCACCTGCTCAGACTTTGTTTTTGCTAGTGGCACAGTCGGCAGAAAAACTTCTGGCTACCATAACCTCGCGCACTCAGATAATGCAGGTACGCAACTTTACCGAGCAGGAGGTAATACAGTATGTACAGCAGAAGTATAACCTTGATAATACCAAAGCTGAGCAGATAGCGCAATTAGCCGAAGGGAACTTGAACGCCGCAGCCAAGCTTCCTAGTGAGATCAGCAGCGATTACTTTACCTTCTTTACCGATTGGATGCGCCAGTGTTATGGCTATAAGTTTAACAACCTGGTGGAGATGAGCGACAAATTTCAGGCTCTGGGCCGTGAGAACCAGAAGAACTTCTTGCTGTATGCGCTCAACCTGTTCCGGAAAGTAATGCTCTATGGGGTAGATGCCTCATTGATTTCTTTTCTGCCGCCTGCCGAACTGGACTTCGTTCAGAAGTTCTCCAAGGTAATTACTGGGAATAATGCCGGAGATCTGGCCGAGGAGCTAAACCAGGCGCACTACCATATTGAGCGCAACGCAAACCCTAAAATGGTATTTGTAGACAGCTCGCTGCAAATTGCCGGTTACCTTCGAAAAGGGTAA